A genomic segment from Triticum dicoccoides isolate Atlit2015 ecotype Zavitan chromosome 1A, WEW_v2.0, whole genome shotgun sequence encodes:
- the LOC119363974 gene encoding probable glutathione S-transferase GSTF1, with the protein MAPVKVFGPAMSTNVARVLVCLEEVGAEYEVVDIDFKAMEHKSPEHLVRNPFGQIPAFQDGDLLLFESRAIAKYVLRKYKKNEVDLLREGNLKEAAMVDVWTEVDAHTYNPAISPIVYECLINPLMRGLPTNQTVVDESLEKLKKVLEVYEARLSQHEYLAGDFVSFADLNHFPYTFYFMATPHAALFDSYPHVKAWWERLMARPAVKKLAAQMVPKKP; encoded by the exons ATGGCGCCGGTGAAGGTGTTCGGGCCGGCCATGTCGACGAACGTGGCCCGGGTGCTGGTGTGCCTGGAGGAGGTCGGCGCCGAGTACGAGGTGGTCGACATCGATTTCAAGGCCATGGAGCACAAGAGCCCCGAGCATCTCGTCAGAAAC CCGTTCGGCCAAATCCCTGCTTTCCAGGATGGGGATCTGCTTCTCTTCG AGTCACGCGCAATTGCAAAGTACGTGCTTCGCAAGTACAAGAAGAACGAAGTCGACCTGCTGAGGGAAGGCAACCTCAAGGAGGCCGCCATGGTGGATGTATGGACGGAGGTCGACGCGCACACCTACAACCCGGCCATCTCGCCGATCGTGTACGAGTGCCTCATCAACCCGCTGATGCGCGGCCTGCCGACCAACCAGACGGTGGTGGACGAAAGCCTGGAGAAGCTGAAGAAGGTGCTGGAGGTCTACGAGGCGCGCCTGTCCCAGCACGAGTACCTCGCCGGGGACTTCGTCAGCTTCGCCGACCTCAACCACTTCCCCTACACCTTCTACTTCATGGCCACGCCTCACGCGGCGCTCTTCGACTCGTACCCGCACGTCAAGGCTTGGTGGGAGAGGCTCATGGCGAGGCCGGCCGTCAAGAAGCTCGCCGCACAAATGGTTCCCAAGAAGCCGTGA